From one Paenibacillus terrae HPL-003 genomic stretch:
- a CDS encoding SprT family protein encodes MESKSISNSMSDEELQEWVEHISMESFGVPFHHRATFNSRLSSTGGRYFMKSHHIEINPHQLAAYGRPEVEKIIKHELCHYHLHLRGMGYQHRDADFKAWLARVGGSRHCQTLPGRAERKPQPYRYKLVCASCSQEYLRKRKMNPQRYRCGKCGGKLRLLALDGTP; translated from the coding sequence ATGGAGTCCAAGTCCATAAGCAATTCCATGAGCGATGAAGAGCTTCAGGAATGGGTAGAGCACATTTCAATGGAGAGTTTTGGCGTACCGTTTCACCATCGTGCCACCTTTAATTCGCGTCTGTCTTCCACAGGCGGTCGATATTTTATGAAAAGCCATCATATTGAAATTAATCCGCATCAGCTTGCAGCCTACGGGCGGCCCGAGGTGGAAAAAATTATTAAGCATGAACTGTGCCATTATCATTTGCATTTGCGCGGGATGGGCTATCAGCACCGAGATGCGGATTTCAAAGCATGGTTGGCCCGTGTAGGAGGGAGCAGGCATTGCCAAACTCTGCCGGGGAGAGCAGAACGGAAGCCGCAGCCCTATCGCTACAAGTTGGTGTGCGCCTCATGTAGTCAGGAATACTTACGGAAGCGTAAAATGAATCCCCAGCGTTACCGCTGCGGCAAATGCGGAGGTAAACTTCGTCTGCTGGCACTTGACGGCACCCCCTGA
- a CDS encoding Cof-type HAD-IIB family hydrolase, whose protein sequence is MKLFAIDLDGTLLNEEGKISKVNADAIRKAQQQDVQVTIATGRAAYDAWIKLEEAGLVTPVIGANGATVHDAQRRHLTSTPMDRNETFEVLSWLRENDFYYEIMTDRAIYSPQNGHQLLAVEMDRLLSANPDISLNTLLHAAEKQYEQTGHTRIPSFEDIPLDVEIYNVLCFSFDQAKLSRGRERYRDYPGLNMVISSDRNFEVEHKDASKGNALRYLADYLSIPMEEAAAVGDSYNDISMLTMVGKGIAMGNANDDIKAVCSEVTLTNVENGVAHTLLNILDQLPKPTL, encoded by the coding sequence AAGGTGAACGCGGACGCAATCCGTAAGGCACAGCAGCAAGATGTTCAGGTGACCATTGCCACGGGCAGAGCCGCTTATGATGCCTGGATCAAGCTGGAGGAAGCAGGACTTGTCACTCCTGTCATCGGGGCAAACGGCGCGACCGTACACGATGCACAGCGTCGCCATCTAACCTCTACGCCTATGGATCGGAATGAAACGTTTGAAGTGCTGAGCTGGCTGCGCGAAAACGATTTTTATTATGAGATCATGACAGACCGCGCTATTTATTCTCCACAAAACGGACATCAGCTACTGGCTGTTGAAATGGATCGCCTGTTAAGCGCTAATCCGGATATTTCACTAAATACTTTGTTACATGCAGCCGAAAAACAATATGAACAGACCGGGCATACCCGTATCCCCTCGTTTGAAGACATTCCGCTGGATGTAGAGATTTATAACGTGCTGTGTTTCTCCTTTGATCAAGCCAAGCTGAGCCGGGGGCGGGAGCGTTACCGGGATTACCCTGGCTTGAATATGGTCATTTCCTCAGACCGTAACTTCGAAGTCGAGCATAAGGATGCTTCCAAAGGAAACGCACTACGTTATCTGGCAGATTATCTGAGTATTCCCATGGAGGAAGCCGCAGCGGTAGGAGACAGCTATAACGATATTTCCATGCTAACAATGGTAGGTAAGGGCATCGCTATGGGCAATGCAAATGACGACATTAAGGCCGTCTGCTCTGAAGTTACCCTGACCAATGTAGAGAATGGCGTAGCTCATACTCTTCTAAATATACTGGATCAACTTCCGAAGCCAACCTTGTAG